One Acidobacteriota bacterium genomic window carries:
- the hypB gene encoding hydrogenase nickel incorporation protein HypB, which translates to MAVKIINIFTDVLEENEKIAASNREIFEKNNVFAVNLMSAPGAGKTSLIEKTIDFLKNSIKIAVLEGDITSSIDSERLEKYHIPVIQINTGGECHLNAYMVSEALPHFKFNDIDLLIIENVGNLVCPAEFKVGEDMKVMILSVPEGHDKPKKYPLMFRESRVLIINKIDLKDFCDTDLEVLKKNALEINPSLEIFEVSCKTGAGIEEWSNFLVRKIKS; encoded by the coding sequence ATGGCAGTAAAAATCATAAATATTTTTACTGATGTGTTGGAAGAGAATGAAAAAATTGCAGCTTCAAATCGAGAAATTTTTGAAAAAAATAATGTTTTTGCAGTGAATTTAATGAGCGCTCCTGGCGCAGGAAAAACATCTTTAATTGAGAAAACGATAGATTTTTTAAAAAACTCAATAAAAATTGCCGTGTTGGAAGGAGACATCACTTCATCCATTGATTCAGAAAGACTCGAAAAATATCATATTCCAGTAATTCAGATAAATACAGGTGGAGAATGTCATTTAAATGCTTATATGGTAAGTGAAGCTCTACCTCATTTCAAATTCAATGATATAGATCTTTTGATTATTGAAAATGTAGGAAACCTTGTTTGTCCTGCTGAATTCAAAGTAGGAGAGGATATGAAGGTTATGATATTGAGTGTTCCTGAAGGTCATGATAAGCCAAAAAAGTATCCTTTAATGTTTAGAGAATCAAGAGTGCTGATAATAAATAAGATAGACCTTAAAGATTTTTGCGATACCGATTTGGAGGTTTTAAAGAAAAATGCTTTAGAAATAAATCCAAGTCTTGAAATTTTCGAAGTCTCGTGTAAGACAGGGGCAGGTATTGAGGAATGGAGCAACTTCCTCGTTAGAAAAATTAAAAGTTAA
- the tdh gene encoding L-threonine 3-dehydrogenase, whose product MRMRAVCKVEPKPGAELIEIDMPEPEPDEVLVKIKAASICGTDVHIYEWNKWASERVKRFPQIMGHEFCGEIVKTGREAKRLKVGDYVSAETHIPCNNCIQCLSGQQHLCKNLKILSLDTDGAFSEYIAIPEVIAWKNDKSIPPEFASIEEPLGNAVYATTVHDLIGRTVAIFGDGPIGLFSVGIARLSGAALIFCVGLNPVRLKIAEKMGADFALNNNEIDTVSFIMEKTEGNGVDVVLEMAGVQETIDQGLKVLRKGGAFSAFGITPDSVNVDINNGIIFKGATIYGINGREMFNTWVKTTNLLKYKRLDISPVITHKFKLEDFKKGFELMMAIPKVSGKIVLFP is encoded by the coding sequence ATGAGGATGAGAGCAGTTTGTAAAGTTGAGCCAAAGCCAGGAGCAGAATTAATAGAAATTGATATGCCAGAGCCAGAACCAGATGAAGTTCTTGTAAAGATTAAAGCAGCTTCTATATGTGGAACAGATGTCCACATATACGAATGGAATAAATGGGCGAGTGAAAGGGTGAAAAGATTCCCTCAGATAATGGGACATGAATTTTGCGGTGAAATAGTCAAAACTGGAAGAGAAGCGAAAAGATTAAAAGTAGGAGATTATGTATCAGCTGAAACTCATATTCCATGTAATAATTGCATCCAATGTTTATCAGGTCAACAACATCTCTGCAAGAATCTGAAGATCCTGAGTCTCGATACCGATGGAGCTTTTTCAGAATACATTGCAATTCCTGAAGTTATAGCCTGGAAGAATGATAAATCAATACCTCCTGAATTCGCATCCATTGAAGAACCTCTTGGAAATGCCGTGTATGCAACAACTGTCCATGACCTCATCGGAAGAACTGTGGCCATATTTGGGGATGGACCCATTGGTCTATTTTCTGTTGGAATTGCAAGATTATCAGGAGCTGCTTTGATATTTTGCGTAGGGCTCAATCCGGTAAGACTTAAGATAGCAGAAAAAATGGGAGCCGATTTCGCCTTAAATAATAATGAAATTGACACAGTGTCTTTTATAATGGAGAAAACAGAAGGAAATGGGGTTGATGTTGTCCTTGAAATGGCAGGTGTTCAGGAGACAATAGATCAGGGATTAAAAGTATTAAGGAAAGGAGGAGCTTTTTCAGCTTTTGGAATCACTCCTGATTCAGTTAATGTTGATATAAATAATGGAATAATATTTAAAGGTGCAACAATTTATGGAATAAATGGAAGAGAAATGTTTAATACATGGGTTAAAACAACAAATTTATTGAAATATAAAAGGCTTGATATATCTCCTGTAATAACTCATAAATTTAAGCTTGAAGACTTCAAAAAAGGTTTTGAGCTTATGATGGCAATCCCGAAAGTTTCTGGAAAAATTGTCTTATTCCCATGA
- a CDS encoding NAD-dependent epimerase/dehydratase family protein — protein MKCFVTGGSGFIGTHLIGYLANRGLELKILKHRRPINLNKVDKKTKKIEIIEGDIKNKDLLEKGLNEIDVVFHLAAAMASESISEKKFYEINVIGTKNLLDASLKNNVKRFVHVSSAGVLGTVVGMIADETYPLSPMDSYERTKAEAEKVCREYITKEMDVIIVRPGWVYGPEDKRIYRLIEAIKNGYFFMIGNGENLQTPVYVDDLINGIFLTYEKGKNGEIYNIAGDEILSIKDMILTIYRVLEKESEPVNVPLWLGKICSWLSQNAFKPLGIDIPLNKSSIGFFIKNKPLSIEKAKNHLNYSPKIKFSEGIKNLININQH, from the coding sequence ATGAAATGTTTTGTAACTGGGGGTTCAGGTTTTATAGGGACCCATTTAATTGGGTATCTTGCAAATAGAGGGTTGGAGTTAAAAATCTTAAAACATAGAAGACCTATCAATTTGAATAAAGTTGATAAAAAAACCAAAAAAATTGAAATTATAGAAGGGGATATAAAGAATAAAGATTTGTTAGAAAAAGGTTTGAATGAAATTGATGTTGTATTTCATCTCGCTGCTGCAATGGCTTCTGAGTCAATTTCAGAAAAAAAATTTTATGAAATAAATGTAATTGGAACAAAAAATCTTCTCGATGCTTCGTTGAAAAATAACGTGAAGAGATTTGTTCATGTTAGCTCGGCAGGAGTACTGGGCACAGTGGTTGGGATGATCGCAGATGAAACATATCCTCTGTCACCTATGGATTCATATGAAAGGACAAAAGCTGAGGCTGAGAAAGTATGCAGAGAATATATTACCAAGGAAATGGATGTTATAATAGTTCGCCCTGGTTGGGTTTATGGCCCTGAGGATAAGAGAATTTATAGATTGATTGAGGCGATAAAAAATGGCTATTTTTTTATGATAGGGAATGGCGAAAATCTTCAGACGCCTGTTTATGTAGATGATCTGATTAATGGAATTTTTTTAACTTATGAAAAAGGGAAAAACGGAGAAATATATAACATCGCTGGAGATGAGATTTTGAGTATTAAAGATATGATATTGACAATATATAGAGTTCTGGAAAAAGAATCTGAACCGGTTAATGTACCTTTATGGCTTGGAAAAATTTGTTCTTGGTTATCCCAAAATGCATTTAAGCCTCTTGGAATTGATATTCCTTTGAATAAATCAAGCATCGGCTTTTTTATAAAAAACAAACCTCTTTCAATTGAAAAAGCAAAAAATCATCTAAATTACTCTCCAAAGATAAAATTCTCTGAAGGAATTAAAAATTTAATCAATATAAATCAACATTAA
- the hypA gene encoding hydrogenase maturation nickel metallochaperone HypA, which produces MWKEKNQNRKGKIHELSITEEILRICLEEANRAGAKRIIKIKLKIGEITNIVPECVSFYFNILSKGSIAGNAKLDIEKIPIRGKCKNCRREFFVEDFAFVCPECMSREVEMISGRELTIDFMEVQ; this is translated from the coding sequence ATATGGAAAGAAAAAAATCAGAATAGGAAGGGAAAAATTCACGAATTATCTATTACTGAAGAAATTCTGAGGATTTGTCTTGAAGAAGCTAACAGAGCAGGTGCAAAACGTATAATAAAAATAAAATTAAAGATCGGTGAGATTACAAACATTGTCCCTGAATGTGTTAGCTTCTACTTCAATATTTTGAGTAAAGGAAGCATTGCTGGAAATGCAAAGCTTGATATAGAAAAGATTCCCATCAGGGGAAAATGTAAGAACTGTAGAAGAGAGTTTTTTGTGGAAGATTTCGCATTCGTTTGTCCAGAATGTATGAGCAGAGAAGTAGAGATGATTTCAGGAAGAGAACTTACGATTGATTTTATGGAAGTTCAATAA